The following coding sequences are from one Nicotiana tomentosiformis chromosome 3, ASM39032v3, whole genome shotgun sequence window:
- the LOC104096069 gene encoding protein FAR1-RELATED SEQUENCE 4 isoform X1, whose protein sequence is MESTVAMGNSNVEPRDDMEFDSHDAAYEFYKEYAKSAGFGTAKLSSRRSRASKEFIDAKFSCIRYGNKQQSDDAINPRPSPKIGCKASMHVKRRSSNGKWYIHSFVKEHNHELLPAQVHFFRSHRNVDPLKNDAKVRRKMMLASVSKQYGAYQFSGNLENLFRNQHDRGRSLTLEEGGAQVLLEFLVQMQEENPKFFYSVDLNEEHRLRNVFWIDAKGMDNYSNFGDVVSFDTTYFTNKYKIPLVLFIGANHHVQPTLLGCALIADETVHTFIWLMRTWCLAMGGRGPRILLSDQNDNIKAAVGAIFPDTGHYFSLWSILEKIPRRLEYLSLWHDAFMAKFTKCIYRSWTEEQFEHRWWKLIEKFNLREDEWVQSLYENRKLWVPAFMRDVSFASLSTASRSESMNPFFDKYIQSETSLRDFIGQHKLILEDWYEEEAKANFDAWHEMPELKSPSPFEKQMLLIYTHEIFKKFQVEVLGAAACHLKKESEDGTSITYAVKDFDTNQDFMVEWNALRSDIYCSCHSFEYKGYLCRHAIVVLQMSGVFNIPSKYILQRWTNAAMSRHSISERMEDVQAKVRRYNDLCRRAIILGEEGSLTQESYNIAVGAIKEALKQCATVNVTCETNLRSGSCATLAIQGVNEVCQGNSLAARELMPYSRAAQTSKGSKRADPGKERESIDNASNKKGKVTLEPEIPNGAQGVFHQMELLEKFILNIYLMHLIVDELEAIHWTMTRIKLEAFVIHCKKKKDMPGSLDYPTLYPRLTTLLRGGDINKRSVELLGEMLE, encoded by the exons ATGGAATCAACTGTTGCTATGGGGAACAGTAACGTGGAGCCTCGAGATGATATGGAATTTGATTCTCATGATGCAGCCTATGAATTCTATAAAGAATATGCGAAATCAGCCGGGTTTGGTACCGCCAAATTGAGTAGTCGTCGTTCTAGGGCATCCAAAGAGTTTATTGATGCAAAGTTTTCATGCATAAGATATGGAAATAAGCAGCAGTCTGATGATGCAATCAACCCTAGGCCTTCTCCGAAAATAGGTTGTAAAGCTAGTATGCACGTGAAGAGAAGGTCGTCGAATGGGAAGTGGTACATTCATAGTTTCGTAAAAGAACATAACCATGAGCTTTTACCAGCTCAAGTGCACTTTTTCAGAAGCCACAGGAATGTTGATCCGCTTAAGAATGACGCAAAAGTTCGAAGGAAAATGATGTTGGCTTCTGTATCAAAACAGTACGGGGCATACCAATTCTCTGGTAACCTGGAAAATCTTTTCAGGAATCAACATGACAGAGGTCGAAGTTTGACTTTAGAAGAAGGAGGTGCGCAGGTCTTGCTTGAATTTCTTGTGCAAATGCAGGAAGAGAATCCAAAATTTTTCTATTCTGTAGACTTAAATGAGGAGCATCGATTGAGGAATGTTTTCTGGATTGACGCCAAAGGCATGGATAATTATTCCAATTTTGGTGACGTGGTGTCATTTGATACTACATACTTCACAAACAAATATAAAATACCTTTGGTTCTCTTCATTGGAGCAAACCATCACGTTCAACCCACCTTACTAGGTTGTGCACTAATTGCTGATGAGACAGTGCATACGTTCATATGGTTGATGCGGACATGGTGTTTGGCAATGGGTGGACGAGGTCCAAGAATTTTGTTGTCTGATCAAAACGACAACATCAAAGCAGCTGTTGGAGCAATCTTTCCGGACACCGGGCACTACTTTAGCCTGTGGAGTATATTGGAGAAGATCCCAAGGCGTCTTGAATATCTCAGTCTGTGGCATGATGCATTTATGGCAAAGTTTACTAAGTGCATATATAGATCATGGACTGAAGAGCAATTTGAACACAGATGGTGGAAGTTGATCGAAAAGTTCAATCTTAGAGAGGACGAGTGGGTCCAATCATTATATGAAAATCGCAAGCTTTGGGTGCCTGCTTTTATGAGGGATGTATCTTTTGCCAGTTTATCCACGGCTTCAAGATCCGAAAGCATGAACCCTTTCTTTGACAAATATATCCAGAGTGAAACGTCTCTTAGAGACTTTATTGGACAACATAAGCTAATCCTTGAAGACTGGTATGAAGAGGAAGCCAAAGCTAATTTTGATGCATGGCATGAGATGCCTGAGCTTAAGTCTCCCTCGCCCTTCGAAAAACAGATGTTGCTCATATATACTCATGAAATATTCAAGAAGTTCCAAGTTGAAGTATTAGGAGCTGCTGCATGCCATCTAAAAAAAGAATCAGAAGACGGCACATCTATAACATATGCTGTCAAAGATTTTGACACAAATCAGGACTTCATGGTGGAGTGGAATGCACTGAGGTCGGACATATACTGCTCATGCCATTCATTTGAGTACAAAGGTTACCTTTGTAGACATGCTATTGTGGTTCTTCAAATGTCTGGTGTCTTCAATATTCCGTCTAAGTATATATTGCAGCGCTGGACCAATGCTGCCATGAGCAGGCATTCCATAAGTGAAAGAATGGAAGATGTGCAAGCTAAAGTCCGTCGCTACAATGATTTGTGCCGACGGGCAATAATATTGGGTGAAGAGGGATCACTGACTCAGGAAAGTTACAACATTGCTGTTGGTGCCATTAAAGAAGCCTTAAAACAATGTGCAACTGTTAATGTCACTTGTGAGACTAATCTTAGATCAGGCAGTTGTGCTACCCTTGCTATCCAAGGTGTTAATGAAGTATGTCAAGGAAACAGTCTTGCAGCTAGAGAGCTAATGCCTTACAGTAGAGCGGCCCAGACAAGCAAGGGTTCTAAAAGAGCAGATCCTGGAAAAGAAAGGGAAAGCATTGACAACGCTTCTAATAAAAAAGGAAAG GTGACTTTGGAGCCAGAAATTCCTAATGGTGCACAAGGGGTCTTTCACCAAATG GAGCTCCTGGAAAAGTttattttgaacatatatctgATGCACCTAATAGTTGACGAGCTAGAAG CTATCCACTGGACAATGACTAGAATTAAACTAGAGGCTTTTGTAATccactgcaaaaaaaaaaag GATATGCCTGGTAGCCTGGATTATCCTACCTTGTACCCCAGATTAACAACACTGTTAAGAGGTGGTGACATTAACAAAAGAAGTGTGGAATTGCTTGGAGAGATGTTGGAGTAA
- the LOC104096069 gene encoding protein FAR1-RELATED SEQUENCE 4 isoform X3 — MESTVAMGNSNVEPRDDMEFDSHDAAYEFYKEYAKSAGFGTAKLSSRRSRASKEFIDAKFSCIRYGNKQQSDDAINPRPSPKIGCKASMHVKRRSSNGKWYIHSFVKEHNHELLPAQVHFFRSHRNVDPLKNDAKVRRKMMLASVSKQYGAYQFSGNLENLFRNQHDRGRSLTLEEGGAQVLLEFLVQMQEENPKFFYSVDLNEEHRLRNVFWIDAKGMDNYSNFGDVVSFDTTYFTNKYKIPLVLFIGANHHVQPTLLGCALIADETVHTFIWLMRTWCLAMGGRGPRILLSDQNDNIKAAVGAIFPDTGHYFSLWSILEKIPRRLEYLSLWHDAFMAKFTKCIYRSWTEEQFEHRWWKLIEKFNLREDEWVQSLYENRKLWVPAFMRDVSFASLSTASRSESMNPFFDKYIQSETSLRDFIGQHKLILEDWYEEEAKANFDAWHEMPELKSPSPFEKQMLLIYTHEIFKKFQVEVLGAAACHLKKESEDGTSITYAVKDFDTNQDFMVEWNALRSDIYCSCHSFEYKGYLCRHAIVVLQMSGVFNIPSKYILQRWTNAAMSRHSISERMEDVQAKVRRYNDLCRRAIILGEEGSLTQESYNIAVGAIKEALKQCATVNVTCETNLRSGSCATLAIQGVNEVCQGNSLAARELMPYSRAAQTSKGSKRADPGKERESIDNASNKKGKVTLEPEIPNGAQGVFHQMDMPGSLDYPTLYPRLTTLLRGGDINKRSVELLGEMLE, encoded by the exons ATGGAATCAACTGTTGCTATGGGGAACAGTAACGTGGAGCCTCGAGATGATATGGAATTTGATTCTCATGATGCAGCCTATGAATTCTATAAAGAATATGCGAAATCAGCCGGGTTTGGTACCGCCAAATTGAGTAGTCGTCGTTCTAGGGCATCCAAAGAGTTTATTGATGCAAAGTTTTCATGCATAAGATATGGAAATAAGCAGCAGTCTGATGATGCAATCAACCCTAGGCCTTCTCCGAAAATAGGTTGTAAAGCTAGTATGCACGTGAAGAGAAGGTCGTCGAATGGGAAGTGGTACATTCATAGTTTCGTAAAAGAACATAACCATGAGCTTTTACCAGCTCAAGTGCACTTTTTCAGAAGCCACAGGAATGTTGATCCGCTTAAGAATGACGCAAAAGTTCGAAGGAAAATGATGTTGGCTTCTGTATCAAAACAGTACGGGGCATACCAATTCTCTGGTAACCTGGAAAATCTTTTCAGGAATCAACATGACAGAGGTCGAAGTTTGACTTTAGAAGAAGGAGGTGCGCAGGTCTTGCTTGAATTTCTTGTGCAAATGCAGGAAGAGAATCCAAAATTTTTCTATTCTGTAGACTTAAATGAGGAGCATCGATTGAGGAATGTTTTCTGGATTGACGCCAAAGGCATGGATAATTATTCCAATTTTGGTGACGTGGTGTCATTTGATACTACATACTTCACAAACAAATATAAAATACCTTTGGTTCTCTTCATTGGAGCAAACCATCACGTTCAACCCACCTTACTAGGTTGTGCACTAATTGCTGATGAGACAGTGCATACGTTCATATGGTTGATGCGGACATGGTGTTTGGCAATGGGTGGACGAGGTCCAAGAATTTTGTTGTCTGATCAAAACGACAACATCAAAGCAGCTGTTGGAGCAATCTTTCCGGACACCGGGCACTACTTTAGCCTGTGGAGTATATTGGAGAAGATCCCAAGGCGTCTTGAATATCTCAGTCTGTGGCATGATGCATTTATGGCAAAGTTTACTAAGTGCATATATAGATCATGGACTGAAGAGCAATTTGAACACAGATGGTGGAAGTTGATCGAAAAGTTCAATCTTAGAGAGGACGAGTGGGTCCAATCATTATATGAAAATCGCAAGCTTTGGGTGCCTGCTTTTATGAGGGATGTATCTTTTGCCAGTTTATCCACGGCTTCAAGATCCGAAAGCATGAACCCTTTCTTTGACAAATATATCCAGAGTGAAACGTCTCTTAGAGACTTTATTGGACAACATAAGCTAATCCTTGAAGACTGGTATGAAGAGGAAGCCAAAGCTAATTTTGATGCATGGCATGAGATGCCTGAGCTTAAGTCTCCCTCGCCCTTCGAAAAACAGATGTTGCTCATATATACTCATGAAATATTCAAGAAGTTCCAAGTTGAAGTATTAGGAGCTGCTGCATGCCATCTAAAAAAAGAATCAGAAGACGGCACATCTATAACATATGCTGTCAAAGATTTTGACACAAATCAGGACTTCATGGTGGAGTGGAATGCACTGAGGTCGGACATATACTGCTCATGCCATTCATTTGAGTACAAAGGTTACCTTTGTAGACATGCTATTGTGGTTCTTCAAATGTCTGGTGTCTTCAATATTCCGTCTAAGTATATATTGCAGCGCTGGACCAATGCTGCCATGAGCAGGCATTCCATAAGTGAAAGAATGGAAGATGTGCAAGCTAAAGTCCGTCGCTACAATGATTTGTGCCGACGGGCAATAATATTGGGTGAAGAGGGATCACTGACTCAGGAAAGTTACAACATTGCTGTTGGTGCCATTAAAGAAGCCTTAAAACAATGTGCAACTGTTAATGTCACTTGTGAGACTAATCTTAGATCAGGCAGTTGTGCTACCCTTGCTATCCAAGGTGTTAATGAAGTATGTCAAGGAAACAGTCTTGCAGCTAGAGAGCTAATGCCTTACAGTAGAGCGGCCCAGACAAGCAAGGGTTCTAAAAGAGCAGATCCTGGAAAAGAAAGGGAAAGCATTGACAACGCTTCTAATAAAAAAGGAAAG GTGACTTTGGAGCCAGAAATTCCTAATGGTGCACAAGGGGTCTTTCACCAAATG GATATGCCTGGTAGCCTGGATTATCCTACCTTGTACCCCAGATTAACAACACTGTTAAGAGGTGGTGACATTAACAAAAGAAGTGTGGAATTGCTTGGAGAGATGTTGGAGTAA
- the LOC104096069 gene encoding protein FAR1-RELATED SEQUENCE 4 isoform X5 codes for MESTVAMGNSNVEPRDDMEFDSHDAAYEFYKEYAKSAGFGTAKLSSRRSRASKEFIDAKFSCIRYGNKQQSDDAINPRPSPKIGCKASMHVKRRSSNGKWYIHSFVKEHNHELLPAQVHFFRSHRNVDPLKNDAKVRRKMMLASVSKQYGAYQFSGNLENLFRNQHDRGRSLTLEEGGAQVLLEFLVQMQEENPKFFYSVDLNEEHRLRNVFWIDAKGMDNYSNFGDVVSFDTTYFTNKYKIPLVLFIGANHHVQPTLLGCALIADETVHTFIWLMRTWCLAMGGRGPRILLSDQNDNIKAAVGAIFPDTGHYFSLWSILEKIPRRLEYLSLWHDAFMAKFTKCIYRSWTEEQFEHRWWKLIEKFNLREDEWVQSLYENRKLWVPAFMRDVSFASLSTASRSESMNPFFDKYIQSETSLRDFIGQHKLILEDWYEEEAKANFDAWHEMPELKSPSPFEKQMLLIYTHEIFKKFQVEVLGAAACHLKKESEDGTSITYAVKDFDTNQDFMVEWNALRSDIYCSCHSFEYKGYLCRHAIVVLQMSGVFNIPSKYILQRWTNAAMSRHSISERMEDVQAKVRRYNDLCRRAIILGEEGSLTQESYNIAVGAIKEALKQCATVNVTCETNLRSGSCATLAIQGVNEVCQGNSLAARELMPYSRAAQTSKGSKRADPGKERESIDNASNKKGKVTLEPEIPNGAQGVFHQMELLEKFILNIYLMHLIVDELEGYAW; via the exons ATGGAATCAACTGTTGCTATGGGGAACAGTAACGTGGAGCCTCGAGATGATATGGAATTTGATTCTCATGATGCAGCCTATGAATTCTATAAAGAATATGCGAAATCAGCCGGGTTTGGTACCGCCAAATTGAGTAGTCGTCGTTCTAGGGCATCCAAAGAGTTTATTGATGCAAAGTTTTCATGCATAAGATATGGAAATAAGCAGCAGTCTGATGATGCAATCAACCCTAGGCCTTCTCCGAAAATAGGTTGTAAAGCTAGTATGCACGTGAAGAGAAGGTCGTCGAATGGGAAGTGGTACATTCATAGTTTCGTAAAAGAACATAACCATGAGCTTTTACCAGCTCAAGTGCACTTTTTCAGAAGCCACAGGAATGTTGATCCGCTTAAGAATGACGCAAAAGTTCGAAGGAAAATGATGTTGGCTTCTGTATCAAAACAGTACGGGGCATACCAATTCTCTGGTAACCTGGAAAATCTTTTCAGGAATCAACATGACAGAGGTCGAAGTTTGACTTTAGAAGAAGGAGGTGCGCAGGTCTTGCTTGAATTTCTTGTGCAAATGCAGGAAGAGAATCCAAAATTTTTCTATTCTGTAGACTTAAATGAGGAGCATCGATTGAGGAATGTTTTCTGGATTGACGCCAAAGGCATGGATAATTATTCCAATTTTGGTGACGTGGTGTCATTTGATACTACATACTTCACAAACAAATATAAAATACCTTTGGTTCTCTTCATTGGAGCAAACCATCACGTTCAACCCACCTTACTAGGTTGTGCACTAATTGCTGATGAGACAGTGCATACGTTCATATGGTTGATGCGGACATGGTGTTTGGCAATGGGTGGACGAGGTCCAAGAATTTTGTTGTCTGATCAAAACGACAACATCAAAGCAGCTGTTGGAGCAATCTTTCCGGACACCGGGCACTACTTTAGCCTGTGGAGTATATTGGAGAAGATCCCAAGGCGTCTTGAATATCTCAGTCTGTGGCATGATGCATTTATGGCAAAGTTTACTAAGTGCATATATAGATCATGGACTGAAGAGCAATTTGAACACAGATGGTGGAAGTTGATCGAAAAGTTCAATCTTAGAGAGGACGAGTGGGTCCAATCATTATATGAAAATCGCAAGCTTTGGGTGCCTGCTTTTATGAGGGATGTATCTTTTGCCAGTTTATCCACGGCTTCAAGATCCGAAAGCATGAACCCTTTCTTTGACAAATATATCCAGAGTGAAACGTCTCTTAGAGACTTTATTGGACAACATAAGCTAATCCTTGAAGACTGGTATGAAGAGGAAGCCAAAGCTAATTTTGATGCATGGCATGAGATGCCTGAGCTTAAGTCTCCCTCGCCCTTCGAAAAACAGATGTTGCTCATATATACTCATGAAATATTCAAGAAGTTCCAAGTTGAAGTATTAGGAGCTGCTGCATGCCATCTAAAAAAAGAATCAGAAGACGGCACATCTATAACATATGCTGTCAAAGATTTTGACACAAATCAGGACTTCATGGTGGAGTGGAATGCACTGAGGTCGGACATATACTGCTCATGCCATTCATTTGAGTACAAAGGTTACCTTTGTAGACATGCTATTGTGGTTCTTCAAATGTCTGGTGTCTTCAATATTCCGTCTAAGTATATATTGCAGCGCTGGACCAATGCTGCCATGAGCAGGCATTCCATAAGTGAAAGAATGGAAGATGTGCAAGCTAAAGTCCGTCGCTACAATGATTTGTGCCGACGGGCAATAATATTGGGTGAAGAGGGATCACTGACTCAGGAAAGTTACAACATTGCTGTTGGTGCCATTAAAGAAGCCTTAAAACAATGTGCAACTGTTAATGTCACTTGTGAGACTAATCTTAGATCAGGCAGTTGTGCTACCCTTGCTATCCAAGGTGTTAATGAAGTATGTCAAGGAAACAGTCTTGCAGCTAGAGAGCTAATGCCTTACAGTAGAGCGGCCCAGACAAGCAAGGGTTCTAAAAGAGCAGATCCTGGAAAAGAAAGGGAAAGCATTGACAACGCTTCTAATAAAAAAGGAAAG GTGACTTTGGAGCCAGAAATTCCTAATGGTGCACAAGGGGTCTTTCACCAAATG GAGCTCCTGGAAAAGTttattttgaacatatatctgATGCACCTAATAGTTGACGAGCTAGAAG GATATGCCTGGTAG
- the LOC104096069 gene encoding protein FAR1-RELATED SEQUENCE 4 isoform X2, which yields MESTVAMGNSNVEPRDDMEFDSHDAAYEFYKEYAKSAGFGTAKLSSRRSRASKEFIDAKFSCIRYGNKQQSDDAINPRPSPKIGCKASMHVKRRSSNGKWYIHSFVKEHNHELLPAQVHFFRSHRNVDPLKNDAKVRRKMMLASVSKQYGAYQFSGNLENLFRNQHDRGRSLTLEEGGAQVLLEFLVQMQEENPKFFYSVDLNEEHRLRNVFWIDAKGMDNYSNFGDVVSFDTTYFTNKYKIPLVLFIGANHHVQPTLLGCALIADETVHTFIWLMRTWCLAMGGRGPRILLSDQNDNIKAAVGAIFPDTGHYFSLWSILEKIPRRLEYLSLWHDAFMAKFTKCIYRSWTEEQFEHRWWKLIEKFNLREDEWVQSLYENRKLWVPAFMRDVSFASLSTASRSESMNPFFDKYIQSETSLRDFIGQHKLILEDWYEEEAKANFDAWHEMPELKSPSPFEKQMLLIYTHEIFKKFQVEVLGAAACHLKKESEDGTSITYAVKDFDTNQDFMVEWNALRSDIYCSCHSFEYKGYLCRHAIVVLQMSGVFNIPSKYILQRWTNAAMSRHSISERMEDVQAKVRRYNDLCRRAIILGEEGSLTQESYNIAVGAIKEALKQCATVNVTCETNLRSGSCATLAIQGVNEVCQGNSLAARELMPYSRAAQTSKGSKRADPGKERESIDNASNKKGKVTLEPEIPNGAQGVFHQMELLEKFILNIYLMHLIVDELEDMIILSLCVRVEYSYPLDND from the exons ATGGAATCAACTGTTGCTATGGGGAACAGTAACGTGGAGCCTCGAGATGATATGGAATTTGATTCTCATGATGCAGCCTATGAATTCTATAAAGAATATGCGAAATCAGCCGGGTTTGGTACCGCCAAATTGAGTAGTCGTCGTTCTAGGGCATCCAAAGAGTTTATTGATGCAAAGTTTTCATGCATAAGATATGGAAATAAGCAGCAGTCTGATGATGCAATCAACCCTAGGCCTTCTCCGAAAATAGGTTGTAAAGCTAGTATGCACGTGAAGAGAAGGTCGTCGAATGGGAAGTGGTACATTCATAGTTTCGTAAAAGAACATAACCATGAGCTTTTACCAGCTCAAGTGCACTTTTTCAGAAGCCACAGGAATGTTGATCCGCTTAAGAATGACGCAAAAGTTCGAAGGAAAATGATGTTGGCTTCTGTATCAAAACAGTACGGGGCATACCAATTCTCTGGTAACCTGGAAAATCTTTTCAGGAATCAACATGACAGAGGTCGAAGTTTGACTTTAGAAGAAGGAGGTGCGCAGGTCTTGCTTGAATTTCTTGTGCAAATGCAGGAAGAGAATCCAAAATTTTTCTATTCTGTAGACTTAAATGAGGAGCATCGATTGAGGAATGTTTTCTGGATTGACGCCAAAGGCATGGATAATTATTCCAATTTTGGTGACGTGGTGTCATTTGATACTACATACTTCACAAACAAATATAAAATACCTTTGGTTCTCTTCATTGGAGCAAACCATCACGTTCAACCCACCTTACTAGGTTGTGCACTAATTGCTGATGAGACAGTGCATACGTTCATATGGTTGATGCGGACATGGTGTTTGGCAATGGGTGGACGAGGTCCAAGAATTTTGTTGTCTGATCAAAACGACAACATCAAAGCAGCTGTTGGAGCAATCTTTCCGGACACCGGGCACTACTTTAGCCTGTGGAGTATATTGGAGAAGATCCCAAGGCGTCTTGAATATCTCAGTCTGTGGCATGATGCATTTATGGCAAAGTTTACTAAGTGCATATATAGATCATGGACTGAAGAGCAATTTGAACACAGATGGTGGAAGTTGATCGAAAAGTTCAATCTTAGAGAGGACGAGTGGGTCCAATCATTATATGAAAATCGCAAGCTTTGGGTGCCTGCTTTTATGAGGGATGTATCTTTTGCCAGTTTATCCACGGCTTCAAGATCCGAAAGCATGAACCCTTTCTTTGACAAATATATCCAGAGTGAAACGTCTCTTAGAGACTTTATTGGACAACATAAGCTAATCCTTGAAGACTGGTATGAAGAGGAAGCCAAAGCTAATTTTGATGCATGGCATGAGATGCCTGAGCTTAAGTCTCCCTCGCCCTTCGAAAAACAGATGTTGCTCATATATACTCATGAAATATTCAAGAAGTTCCAAGTTGAAGTATTAGGAGCTGCTGCATGCCATCTAAAAAAAGAATCAGAAGACGGCACATCTATAACATATGCTGTCAAAGATTTTGACACAAATCAGGACTTCATGGTGGAGTGGAATGCACTGAGGTCGGACATATACTGCTCATGCCATTCATTTGAGTACAAAGGTTACCTTTGTAGACATGCTATTGTGGTTCTTCAAATGTCTGGTGTCTTCAATATTCCGTCTAAGTATATATTGCAGCGCTGGACCAATGCTGCCATGAGCAGGCATTCCATAAGTGAAAGAATGGAAGATGTGCAAGCTAAAGTCCGTCGCTACAATGATTTGTGCCGACGGGCAATAATATTGGGTGAAGAGGGATCACTGACTCAGGAAAGTTACAACATTGCTGTTGGTGCCATTAAAGAAGCCTTAAAACAATGTGCAACTGTTAATGTCACTTGTGAGACTAATCTTAGATCAGGCAGTTGTGCTACCCTTGCTATCCAAGGTGTTAATGAAGTATGTCAAGGAAACAGTCTTGCAGCTAGAGAGCTAATGCCTTACAGTAGAGCGGCCCAGACAAGCAAGGGTTCTAAAAGAGCAGATCCTGGAAAAGAAAGGGAAAGCATTGACAACGCTTCTAATAAAAAAGGAAAG GTGACTTTGGAGCCAGAAATTCCTAATGGTGCACAAGGGGTCTTTCACCAAATG GAGCTCCTGGAAAAGTttattttgaacatatatctgATGCACCTAATAGTTGACGAGCTAGAAG ACATGATTATTCTATCTTTGTGTGTACGTGTGGAGTACAGCTATCCACTGGACAATGACTAG